A window from Mustela erminea isolate mMusErm1 chromosome 17, mMusErm1.Pri, whole genome shotgun sequence encodes these proteins:
- the TSEN15 gene encoding tRNA-splicing endonuclease subunit Sen15 isoform X3: MSKLQRFWILLSMPQMSSPASLKLRVLGFQVTCPGRFAPPCPDRSLHSVNSRSSAPETRVPPENTVLGSPGLSSCPFLPQRAQRRPHFQKSPGRERSEALPAPRNRRPAAEAEGAEAFGGSQSLSGAADSAGGRRAPGFWARRPLELSPRGRLPRCAFSPSGTRAPAHWFQPHRPGGGAHLTSLPGCAALRPQAARAGEAEPGRALAPASGRAQGAVHHRLASLPGMAERDDSEPTPGCSGLGSGVGPGGVGGGGGAHPWAPEDAWMGTHPKVKVGMK, translated from the exons ATGAGTAAGCTGCAGAGGTTCTGGATTCTACTGTCAATGCCTCAGAtgtcctcccctgcctctctgaaaCTCCGCGTCCTGGGTTTCCAGGTCACCTGCCCAGGCCGGTTTGCACCTCCCTGTCCGGACCGCTCACTGCACAGTGTTAACTCCCGCTCCTCCGCCCCCGAAACCCGGGTCCCGCCGGAAAACACGGTTCTTGGCAGTCCCGGTCTCTCTTCTTGCCCCTTTCTTCCACAGAGAGCTCAGCGACGTCCACACTTCCAGAAGTCACCTGGCAGGGAACGGAGCGAGGCTCTTCCTGCTCCCCGGAATCGGAGACCTGCGGCCGAGGCGGAAGGCGCAGAGGCGTTCGGTGGATCCCAGTCTCTCAGCGGGGCTGCAGACAGCGCGGGCGGACGGAGAGCGCCGGGCTTCTGGGCTAGGCGTCCCCTGGAACTGTCTCCCCGCGGCCGTCTGCCCAGGTGTGCATTCTCGCCGAGCGGAACCCGAGCCCCTGCGCACTGGTTCCAGCCGCACAGGCCAGGGGGCGGCGCTCATCTCACTTCCCTCCCGGGCTGTGCGGCCCTCCGCCCGCAGGCGGCGCGCGCCGGGGAAGCGGAACCCGGACGCGCGCTCGCCCCTGCTTCTGGCCGGGCTCAGGGCGCGGTGCACCACCGGCTCGCCTCCCTGCCCGGCATGGCGGAGCGCGACGATTCCGAGCCCACCCCGGGCTGCAGCGGTCTGGGCAGCGGGGTGGGCCCGGGCGGCgttggcggcggcggcggcgctcaCCCATGGGCTCCAGAGGACGCCTGGATGGGCACCCACCCAAAG GTAAAAGTTGGCATGAAGTAA